The following proteins are encoded in a genomic region of Nomascus leucogenys isolate Asia chromosome 17, Asia_NLE_v1, whole genome shotgun sequence:
- the LOC105737783 gene encoding LOW QUALITY PROTEIN: cytochrome P450 2G1 (The sequence of the model RefSeq protein was modified relative to this genomic sequence to represent the inferred CDS: inserted 1 base in 1 codon; substituted 3 bases at 3 genomic stop codons), with protein sequence MELGGAVTTFLALRLSCLLILIAWKXMDKAGKLPPCPTPIPFLGNLLQVXTDAKFQSFMKLREKYGPVFTVYMGPXPVVVLCGHEAVKEALVDQADEFSGRGELASIERNFQGHGVALANGEQWRILRRFSLTILRDFGMGKRSIEEQIXEEASYLLEEFRKTKAKIHEEINQVIGPHRLPRVDDRVKMPYTDAVIHEIQRLVDIVPMGVPHNVIRDTQFRGYLLPKMGTDVFPVLGSVLKDPKYFRYPDAFYPQHFLDEQGRFKKNEAFVPFSSGKRICLGEAMGRMELFLYFTSTLQNFSLRSLVPPVDIDVTPKLSGFGNIPPTYELCLVAC encoded by the exons ATGGAGCTGGGAGGGGCTGTCACCACCTTTCTGGCACTCCGCTTGTCTTGCCTACTCATCCTCATTGCCTGGAAATGAATGGATAAGGCAGGAAAGCTGCCCCCGTGTCCTACACCAATTCCTTTCCTGGGGAACCTGCTGCAAGTTTGAACTGATGCTAAGTTTCAGTCTTTCATGAAG CTCAGGGAGAAATACGGCCCTGTGTTCACTGTGTACATGGGTC GGCCAGTGGTAGTTTTATGTGGACACGAAGCAGTGAAGGAAGCCTTGGTAGACCAAGCGGATGAGTTCAGTGGCCGTGGAGAACTGGCTTCCATAGAGCGAAACTTCCAAGGTCATG GTGTAGCTCTGGCCAATGGAGAACAATGGAGGATTCTCCGACGCTTCTCCCTGACCATCCTTCGGGACTTCGGGATGGGAAAGCGGAGCATTGAGGAGCAAATTTAGGAGGAGGCCAGCTACCTACTGGAGGAGTTCCGGAAGACCAAGG CTAAGATCCACGAAGAGATTAACCAGGTGATTGGACCACACCGGCTCCCAAGGGTGGATGACCGGGTCAAGATGCCCTACACAGATGCCGTCATCCATGAAATACAGAGACTGGTAGACATTGTACCGATGGGTGTCCCCCACAACGTCATCCGGGACACTCAGTTTCGAGGTTACCTTCTGCCCAAGATGGG CACAGACGTATTTCCCGTGCTTGGCTCTGTCCTCAAAGACCCCAAATACTTCCGCTACCCAGATGCCTTCTATCCCCAGCACTTTCTGGATGAGCAGGGCCGCTTCAAGAAGAATGAAGCCTTTGTGCCTTTTTCCTCTG GAAAGCGCATCTGCCTGGGCGAGGCCATGGGCCGCATGGAACTCTTTCTCTACTTCACCTCCACCCTTCAGAACTTCTCTCTACGCTCGCTGGTGCCGCCTGTGGACATCGATGTCACCCCCAAGCTCTCAGGCTTTGGCAATATCCCCCCGACCTATGAGCTCTGTCTTGTGGCCTGCTGA